A genome region from Engraulis encrasicolus isolate BLACKSEA-1 chromosome 6, IST_EnEncr_1.0, whole genome shotgun sequence includes the following:
- the si:ch73-347e22.8 gene encoding uncharacterized protein si:ch73-347e22.8, which yields MKLWIHVTIALVSFMTVGGILFSQFHRLNHLPLEVEFAEQVLRARAFEAKETQIALDLNDRYQRSPLNKTVDDIRRKILELTASKTKWATEAEECQKTQKDLDAAIEERQQEKTTLEGEFNSLKTQWNEEMNKLEQQLGMPSPVCAFVIENDETKKLCSPQKDAVPEVIVQGT from the exons ATGAAGCTATGGATACACGTTACAATCGCGCTAGTCAGCTTCATGACAGTAGGTGGTATACTATTTTCTCAGTTTCATCGGCTAAATCACCTTCCATTGGAGGTTGAGTTTGCAGAGCAAGTGTTGCGGGCCAGAGCTTTCGAGGCCAAAGAAACGCAGATTGCGCTTGACCTAAATGACAGGTATCAAAGATCACCACTCAACAAAACTGTGGATGACATACGGAGAAAAATACTGGAGCTGACAGCCAGCAAAACAAAGTGGGCGACTGAGGCTGAGGAATGTCAGAAAACACAG AAAGATTTGGATGCAGCCATTGAGGAGCGGCAACAGGAGAAAACCACGTTAGAGG GGGAATTCAATTCCTTGAAAACTCAGTGGAATGAGGAGATGAATAAGCTTGAACAACAGCTTGGAATGCCCAGTCCAGTATGTGCCTTTGTCATCGAAAATGATGAGACAAA GAAACTGTGCAGTCCACAGAAGGATGCTGTACCAGAGGTCattgtgcaaggcacctaa